A stretch of the Streptosporangium sp. NBC_01755 genome encodes the following:
- the frr gene encoding ribosome recycling factor, with protein MIDETLLEAEEKMDKAVSVAKEDFAGIRTGRVTPSMFNKISAEYYGTPTPIQQLASFHVPEARMVIIQPFDKSSMAAIEKAIRNSDLGVNPGNDGAVIRVAFPELSEERRKEYIKVARNKAEQSKVSIRNIRRNAKETLDKMIKDGEAGEDEVRRAEKELDDLTQKHVAKIDELLKHKESELLEV; from the coding sequence GTGATCGACGAAACTCTCCTCGAAGCCGAGGAAAAGATGGACAAGGCCGTGTCGGTGGCGAAGGAAGACTTCGCCGGCATCCGCACAGGTCGGGTCACCCCGTCGATGTTCAACAAGATCAGCGCTGAGTACTACGGGACGCCCACCCCCATTCAGCAGCTTGCCTCGTTCCACGTGCCCGAGGCGCGCATGGTCATCATCCAGCCTTTCGACAAGAGCTCGATGGCCGCGATCGAGAAGGCGATCCGCAACTCGGACCTCGGTGTGAACCCTGGTAACGACGGGGCGGTGATCCGGGTGGCCTTCCCCGAGTTGTCGGAGGAACGCCGCAAGGAGTACATCAAGGTCGCCAGGAACAAGGCGGAGCAGTCCAAGGTCTCCATCCGTAACATTCGTCGTAATGCCAAGGAGACCCTGGACAAGATGATTAAGGATGGCGAGGCCGGTGAGGACGAGGTGCGCCGGGCGGAGAAGGAGCTCGACGACCTCACCCAGAAGCATGTCGCCAAGATTGACGAGCTGCTCAAGCACAAGGAATCCGAGCTGCTTGAGGTTTGA
- a CDS encoding YifB family Mg chelatase-like AAA ATPase yields the protein MAVARTRCVALVGVTGRLVEVEADVGSGVAGLHLIGMLDTALSEARDRVRSALVNSRYAWPDTRITVSLFPASLPKRGSLFDVAIAVALLAAAGFVPAARVAEPFFLGELGLDGSVRPVRGVLPAVLAAVAAGARTVVVPARNAAEAGLVPGVTVIPATTLGALVSWLRSDESPEGVPEGAGGLGHRGARPLPPGRPGEVVHGTGDGLGNDLGDSAGDGAEVVPDLGDVAGQPLARRALEVCAAGGHNLWMLGPPGTGKTMLAERLPTLLPALEWDQALEVTAIHSVAGVLPKDRPLLVRPPFVAPHHTATVASVVGGGGGMIRPGAVSLAHRGVLFLDEAPEFSTTVLDALRQPLESGRVTVSRALGAVTFPARFALVLAANRCPCARPSTPDDPCACAPAARRRYLARLSGPLLDRVDVKVGLFRSTRRELLADRRFIEPSRVVAERVLLARERAAKRFANTPWRCNAEMPARALHTEYRPPPAAMSPLLRHLDSGLLSARGLDRILKLAWTLADLAGKDRPELHETNSALGLWLGEER from the coding sequence ATGGCCGTCGCACGCACGCGCTGCGTCGCCCTGGTCGGGGTGACCGGCCGTCTCGTCGAGGTCGAGGCCGACGTCGGCAGCGGCGTCGCGGGTCTGCACCTGATCGGCATGCTCGACACCGCGCTGAGCGAGGCCCGCGACCGGGTCCGCTCCGCCCTGGTCAACAGCCGATACGCGTGGCCCGACACCCGGATCACCGTCAGCCTGTTTCCCGCCAGCCTCCCCAAGCGGGGAAGCCTCTTCGACGTCGCGATCGCCGTGGCCCTGCTCGCGGCGGCCGGATTCGTGCCCGCGGCCAGGGTCGCCGAGCCGTTCTTCCTGGGTGAGCTGGGTCTCGACGGCTCGGTGAGGCCGGTGCGGGGCGTTCTCCCCGCCGTGCTGGCAGCCGTCGCCGCAGGTGCCCGCACCGTCGTCGTCCCCGCGCGCAACGCCGCCGAGGCGGGTCTCGTGCCGGGCGTGACCGTGATCCCCGCGACCACCCTGGGCGCGCTGGTGAGCTGGCTGCGGAGCGACGAGTCGCCGGAAGGCGTCCCGGAGGGTGCGGGAGGGCTGGGCCACCGGGGTGCGCGCCCGCTTCCCCCGGGACGCCCCGGCGAGGTCGTCCACGGCACCGGGGACGGCCTCGGAAACGATCTCGGTGACAGTGCCGGGGATGGTGCCGAGGTCGTTCCCGACCTGGGAGACGTCGCCGGGCAACCCCTTGCCCGCCGTGCGCTGGAGGTCTGCGCCGCCGGTGGTCACAATCTGTGGATGCTCGGTCCTCCCGGCACCGGCAAGACCATGCTCGCCGAGCGGCTGCCGACCCTGCTCCCGGCTCTGGAATGGGATCAGGCCCTGGAGGTGACCGCCATACACTCGGTCGCCGGGGTGCTGCCCAAGGACCGCCCCCTGCTGGTCCGCCCGCCGTTCGTGGCACCACACCACACCGCGACCGTCGCGTCCGTCGTCGGTGGGGGCGGCGGGATGATCCGCCCGGGTGCGGTCTCACTGGCCCACCGAGGGGTGCTCTTTCTCGACGAGGCGCCAGAGTTCTCGACGACGGTCCTCGACGCGCTCAGGCAGCCACTCGAATCGGGCCGGGTGACGGTCTCCAGGGCGCTGGGGGCGGTGACCTTTCCCGCCAGGTTCGCCCTGGTGCTGGCGGCCAACAGGTGCCCGTGTGCGCGGCCCTCCACCCCCGACGACCCGTGCGCGTGCGCTCCCGCCGCCCGCCGCCGCTACCTCGCCCGGCTCTCCGGCCCGCTGCTCGACCGGGTGGACGTCAAGGTCGGCCTGTTCCGGTCGACCCGGCGTGAGCTCCTCGCCGACCGCCGTTTCATCGAGCCCAGCAGGGTGGTGGCGGAGCGGGTGCTGCTCGCCCGTGAGCGCGCCGCCAAGCGGTTCGCGAACACGCCGTGGCGCTGCAACGCGGAGATGCCCGCCCGCGCCCTCCACACCGAATACCGGCCGCCACCCGCGGCGATGTCGCCGCTGCTCCGGCATCTCGACAGCGGCCTGCTGAGCGCCCGGGGTCTCGACCGGATCCTCAAATTGGCCTGGACCCTGGCCGATCTCGCCGGCAAGGACCGGCCGGAGCTCCACGAGACCAACTCCGCCCTCGGGCTGTGGCTGGGGGAAGAACGTTGA
- a CDS encoding phosphatidate cytidylyltransferase: protein MAVGLALAVSVIASLYYVKELFLVVVIAAVGVGVTELVRSFETRDIRIPLIPVLVGTAAMLTGAYWGGAAWLVGVFAMTVLVLMVWRMLLGTENYVRDITATILVVVYPSLLAGFVALLLAHPIKGADLVVVFIATTVASDIGGYFAGISLGKHKMSPTISPKKTWEGFAGSALACMAVGGWLVAWLLKDDIWKGVLLGAVVVVFATLGDLVESVIKRDLGVKDMSSVLPGHGGMMDRLDSLVVTLIPVWVLLTLLV, encoded by the coding sequence GTGGCGGTAGGTCTCGCCCTGGCGGTGTCGGTCATCGCCTCCCTCTACTACGTAAAGGAGCTCTTCCTTGTCGTGGTGATCGCGGCGGTGGGTGTCGGAGTGACGGAGCTGGTCCGGTCGTTCGAGACCAGGGACATCAGGATTCCGTTGATCCCGGTTCTGGTCGGCACGGCCGCCATGCTGACCGGCGCCTACTGGGGCGGGGCCGCCTGGCTGGTCGGCGTCTTCGCGATGACCGTGCTCGTGCTGATGGTCTGGCGGATGCTTCTGGGCACCGAGAACTACGTCCGTGACATCACCGCGACCATCCTGGTCGTCGTCTACCCCTCCTTGCTCGCCGGGTTCGTGGCGCTGCTTCTCGCTCACCCGATCAAGGGTGCGGACCTGGTGGTCGTCTTCATCGCCACCACGGTTGCGAGTGACATCGGTGGATATTTCGCCGGAATATCCCTCGGTAAGCACAAGATGTCCCCGACGATCAGCCCGAAGAAGACCTGGGAGGGCTTCGCCGGGTCGGCGCTGGCCTGCATGGCCGTGGGCGGCTGGCTGGTGGCGTGGCTGCTGAAGGACGACATCTGGAAGGGTGTTCTCCTCGGCGCGGTCGTGGTGGTCTTCGCCACGCTCGGTGACCTGGTCGAGTCGGTGATCAAGCGCGACCTCGGCGTCAAGGACATGAGCAGTGTGCTCCCCGGCCACGGCGGCATGATGGACCGCCTCGACTCCCTCGTCGTCACGCTGATTCCGGTCTGGGTGCTACTCACCCTGCTGGTGTGA
- a CDS encoding DUF2469 domain-containing protein — protein sequence MSAEDLEKYETEMELQLYREYRDVVGLFTYVVETERRFYLTNSVDLDVRTAENGDVFFDVKMQDAWVWDMYRPARFVKNVRVVTFKDVNVEELAKPDLEMPKEGFSS from the coding sequence ATGAGCGCAGAGGATCTCGAAAAGTACGAAACCGAGATGGAGCTGCAGCTTTACCGTGAGTACCGCGACGTTGTCGGCCTGTTCACATACGTCGTGGAGACTGAGCGGCGCTTCTATCTCACCAACTCCGTCGATCTCGACGTGCGGACCGCCGAGAACGGTGACGTGTTCTTCGACGTGAAGATGCAGGACGCCTGGGTCTGGGATATGTACCGGCCAGCGAGGTTTGTCAAGAATGTCCGAGTGGTGACCTTCAAGGACGTGAACGTTGAGGAGCTCGCCAAGCCCGATCTGGAGATGCCGAAGGAGGGCTTCTCCTCCTGA
- a CDS encoding murein hydrolase activator EnvC family protein translates to MKPFYAMGLRAVLCSLILAAPAAGAHRATAPGSPGGETGRTGSSGGETGHAGAPGGAAAPGGAGMTRPGRAPAPSPLWGWPLTGRPRVLRDFAPPAQPWLAGHRGADLAASPGAEVRAAGAGTVGYADRLADRGVVTVLHSGGLRTTYLPVQPSVRRGQAVATGEVIGVLQDIPGHCPTACLHWGLLRDRAYLDPLLLLGHGQVRLLPLWPGQNSPPRSPATVIANG, encoded by the coding sequence ATGAAACCCTTCTACGCCATGGGACTGCGAGCCGTGCTGTGCTCGCTGATCCTGGCCGCTCCGGCAGCCGGCGCCCACCGCGCGACCGCCCCCGGGTCCCCCGGCGGAGAGACCGGCCGCACAGGTTCCTCCGGCGGAGAGACCGGCCACGCGGGTGCCCCCGGCGGGGCGGCTGCCCCCGGCGGGGCGGGGATGACCCGCCCGGGCCGGGCGCCCGCCCCCTCTCCGCTCTGGGGATGGCCGCTCACCGGGCGGCCACGGGTGCTCAGGGACTTCGCGCCACCGGCGCAGCCGTGGCTGGCCGGCCACAGGGGCGCCGACCTCGCCGCGTCACCCGGAGCCGAGGTGCGCGCCGCGGGAGCCGGAACGGTCGGTTACGCGGACCGGCTCGCGGATCGGGGAGTGGTGACCGTCCTCCACTCCGGTGGCCTGCGGACGACCTACCTGCCCGTTCAGCCCTCGGTGCGGCGCGGGCAGGCGGTGGCGACCGGCGAGGTGATCGGCGTCCTCCAGGACATCCCCGGGCACTGCCCCACCGCCTGCCTGCACTGGGGCCTGCTCCGCGACCGCGCCTACCTCGATCCCCTGCTCCTCCTCGGCCACGGCCAGGTCCGCCTGCTCCCCCTGTGGCCCGGTCAGAACTCCCCTCCGCGATCGCCCGCGACGGTGATCGCCAACGGATGA
- a CDS encoding ArsR/SmtB family transcription factor, which yields MTEVRKHRSLTDPTAMRALAHPARLAILNRLHAEGPCTATEVAEVVGVTPSAASYHLRMLAKYGFVEDAPARGDGRERLWRSSSVGLSVTPDPDDGPDVRSAKEFLIKALRDQAADEVRRALENMERESREWREAAVFHRAVLLVDADELKWLNERIDELLAPYKTTVRARADAPSGARIAEAQVNLFPRARRRPHGLPSDG from the coding sequence ATGACCGAGGTACGGAAGCACAGGTCCCTCACCGACCCCACGGCGATGCGCGCGCTGGCCCACCCCGCGCGGCTCGCGATCCTGAACCGACTCCATGCCGAGGGGCCCTGCACCGCGACCGAGGTCGCCGAGGTCGTCGGGGTCACGCCGAGCGCGGCCAGCTACCACCTGCGCATGCTCGCCAAGTACGGCTTCGTCGAGGACGCGCCCGCGCGCGGCGACGGCAGGGAACGGCTGTGGCGCTCCAGCTCCGTGGGCCTGAGCGTCACCCCCGATCCGGACGACGGCCCGGACGTGCGCAGCGCCAAGGAGTTCCTGATCAAGGCCCTGCGGGACCAGGCGGCGGACGAGGTGAGACGGGCCCTGGAGAACATGGAGCGGGAGTCCCGGGAGTGGCGCGAGGCGGCGGTGTTTCATCGTGCCGTTCTGCTGGTCGACGCCGATGAGCTGAAGTGGCTGAACGAGCGGATCGACGAGTTGCTCGCCCCCTACAAGACCACCGTCAGGGCCCGGGCGGACGCTCCGTCAGGGGCTCGGATCGCCGAGGCGCAGGTCAATCTCTTTCCTCGGGCCCGGCGCCGGCCACACGGCCTGCCCAGTGACGGGTAG
- the tsf gene encoding translation elongation factor Ts — MASVNMADVKRLRELTAAGMMDCKKALEESEGDFDRAVELLRLKGAKDVGKREARTASNGLVALEQDGDSAAALLELNCETDFVAKGERFQELAAQVVKHILASRPTDVPSLLDSELDGKSVKTHLDEANAALGEKIEIRRFAVLEGGFIGSYMHKTDPQLPPAVGVLVQLDTPNADVAKDIAQHAAAMAPKYLSPAEVPADVIEKERALFEEMTREEGKPEAAIGKIVDGRVNGWYKDFTLLEQSFVKDNKKSVAKFADENGVKVQAFVRFKVGQA, encoded by the coding sequence ATGGCTTCCGTGAACATGGCCGACGTCAAGCGGCTTCGTGAGCTGACCGCCGCCGGCATGATGGACTGCAAGAAGGCTCTTGAGGAGTCCGAGGGCGACTTTGACCGCGCGGTCGAGCTCCTCCGCCTCAAGGGCGCCAAGGACGTCGGCAAGCGTGAGGCTCGTACCGCCTCCAACGGCCTGGTCGCCCTGGAGCAGGACGGCGACTCCGCGGCCGCGCTGCTGGAGCTCAACTGCGAGACCGACTTCGTCGCCAAGGGTGAGCGTTTCCAGGAGCTCGCGGCCCAGGTGGTCAAGCACATCCTGGCTTCCAGGCCGACCGACGTGCCCTCGCTGCTCGACTCCGAGCTCGACGGCAAGAGCGTCAAGACGCACCTCGACGAGGCCAACGCCGCGCTCGGCGAGAAGATCGAGATCCGCAGGTTCGCCGTGCTCGAGGGCGGTTTCATCGGCTCCTACATGCACAAGACCGACCCCCAGCTTCCCCCTGCGGTCGGCGTGCTCGTGCAGCTCGACACCCCGAACGCCGACGTCGCCAAGGACATCGCGCAGCACGCCGCCGCGATGGCGCCGAAGTACCTCAGCCCCGCCGAGGTCCCGGCCGACGTCATCGAGAAGGAGCGCGCGCTCTTCGAGGAGATGACCCGCGAGGAGGGCAAGCCCGAGGCCGCCATCGGCAAGATCGTCGATGGTCGCGTCAACGGCTGGTACAAGGACTTCACCCTTCTTGAGCAGTCCTTCGTCAAGGACAACAAGAAGTCCGTCGCGAAGTTCGCGGACGAGAATGGTGTCAAGGTCCAGGCCTTCGTCCGCTTCAAGGTCGGCCAGGCCTAA
- the pyrH gene encoding UMP kinase, whose protein sequence is MLKLSGEAFAGGEPLGIDPAVVGHLADSIAEAVRGGVQVSVVVGGGNMFRGAALSERGMDRARADYMGMLGTVINCLALQDFLEKRGIDTRVQTAITMQQVAEPFLPRRAIRHLEKGRVVIFGAGLGSPFFSTDTCAAQRALEIGAEALLKGTQVDGVYDADPRKSPDAVRFDHLEYGEVLTRGLGVMDATAISLCMDNNLPIVVFDLMGEGNILRAVRGEKIGTLVSPAH, encoded by the coding sequence ATGTTGAAGCTGTCCGGTGAGGCGTTCGCCGGCGGCGAGCCGCTGGGCATCGACCCGGCCGTCGTGGGTCACCTCGCGGACTCGATCGCCGAGGCCGTCCGAGGTGGCGTCCAGGTCTCGGTCGTCGTGGGCGGCGGCAACATGTTCCGGGGTGCCGCCCTCTCCGAGCGCGGGATGGACCGGGCGAGGGCCGACTACATGGGCATGCTCGGCACGGTCATCAACTGCCTGGCCCTCCAGGACTTCCTGGAGAAGCGGGGTATCGACACCCGCGTCCAGACGGCCATCACCATGCAGCAGGTCGCCGAACCGTTCCTGCCCCGCCGCGCTATCCGCCACTTGGAGAAGGGCCGCGTGGTCATCTTCGGGGCGGGGCTCGGCTCGCCGTTCTTCTCCACCGACACCTGCGCCGCGCAGCGAGCGCTGGAGATCGGCGCCGAGGCTCTGCTCAAGGGCACCCAGGTGGACGGCGTCTACGACGCCGACCCGCGAAAGAGTCCCGATGCCGTCCGGTTCGACCACCTCGAATATGGTGAGGTGCTGACCCGGGGGCTGGGGGTCATGGACGCCACCGCCATCAGTCTGTGCATGGACAACAACCTTCCCATCGTGGTCTTCGACCTCATGGGGGAGGGCAACATCCTGCGGGCCGTGCGCGGTGAGAAGATCGGCACGCTGGTAAGTCCGGCACATTAG
- the rpsB gene encoding 30S ribosomal protein S2 — MSTPVVTMRQLLESGVHFGHQTRRWNPKMKRFIFTERNGIYIIDLQKSLAFIDRAYDFVKETVAHGGTIMFIGTKKQAQEAIAEQAARVGMPYVNQRWLGGMLTNFSTVHKRLQRLKELEELDFDNVAASGLTKKELLMRRREKEKLERTLGGIRDMSRIPSAVWVVDTKKEHIGISEARKLHIPVVAILDTNCDPDEVDYPIPGNDDAIRAVGLLTRVVADAVAAGLMARAGAGRGDDKPAVAGGAEPLAEWEQELLAGSAESAPAAEAESAPAAEAEVEVVEAPAEAAAAEAPAEVEAEVETESAEKQD; from the coding sequence ATGTCCACCCCCGTCGTCACCATGCGACAGCTGCTCGAAAGCGGCGTGCACTTCGGCCACCAGACCCGTCGCTGGAACCCGAAGATGAAGCGCTTCATCTTCACCGAGCGCAACGGCATCTACATCATCGACCTTCAGAAGTCGCTGGCCTTCATCGACAGGGCCTATGACTTCGTCAAGGAGACCGTCGCGCACGGCGGCACGATCATGTTCATCGGCACGAAGAAGCAGGCCCAGGAGGCCATCGCCGAGCAGGCCGCCCGCGTCGGCATGCCGTACGTCAACCAGCGCTGGCTGGGTGGCATGCTCACCAACTTCTCCACCGTGCACAAGAGGCTCCAGCGCCTGAAGGAGCTGGAGGAGCTCGACTTCGACAACGTGGCCGCCTCGGGGCTCACGAAGAAGGAGCTCCTCATGCGCCGCCGCGAGAAGGAGAAGCTTGAGCGCACCCTCGGCGGCATCCGGGACATGTCCCGGATTCCCAGCGCCGTGTGGGTCGTCGACACCAAGAAGGAGCACATCGGGATCAGCGAGGCTCGCAAGCTTCACATCCCGGTCGTGGCCATCCTTGACACCAACTGCGACCCCGACGAGGTCGACTACCCGATCCCGGGTAACGACGACGCCATCCGCGCCGTCGGCCTGCTGACCCGCGTCGTCGCCGACGCCGTCGCCGCCGGCCTCATGGCCCGCGCCGGTGCGGGCCGTGGCGACGACAAGCCGGCCGTCGCCGGTGGCGCCGAGCCGCTGGCCGAGTGGGAGCAGGAGCTGCTGGCCGGCAGTGCCGAGAGCGCCCCCGCTGCTGAGGCCGAGAGCGCCCCGGCCGCCGAGGCCGAGGTCGAGGTCGTGGAGGCCCCTGCCGAGGCCGCGGCTGCTGAGGCTCCCGCCGAGGTCGAGGCCGAGGTCGAGACCGAGAGCGCTGAGAAGCAGGACTAG
- a CDS encoding MFS transporter: MTSALQPVPLRRQRDYRLLLSARAVTETGAEVSRLAVPLTAAVLLGASPAQMGVLTAATSLPYLLIGLQAGALADRLRRHRPVMVTCDLVSAAAMATVPAAWITGLLTVPWLIAVAFVVGTCSVIFRAVNFPHLATVVHESQRTEALAGFQSAFAVASVGGPGLAGLLVQLITAPFALLVDAASFLLSAFLIRRIGAPETHTPAPPRGMWTEIREGLGIVARHPALRALCGSGVTINFFGGVYMALFVIYALNVLDLPGGLVGAITACFGVGGLLGAAVVPRLTRRFGENRVLVYAALLFPVDYTVAALAGGPAWRSLLFMSASAVTSGVAVVAFAVCMGAITFRETPAELRGRVNATMSFMIQGILTLGGLAGGLLGELLGLRPVLWISAAGVLTTIAWIGLSPLRHSADTSTERSSAP; encoded by the coding sequence ATGACCTCCGCGCTCCAGCCGGTGCCGCTCAGGAGACAGCGCGACTACCGGCTCCTGCTCTCCGCCCGTGCCGTCACCGAGACCGGCGCCGAGGTCTCCCGGCTGGCGGTGCCGCTCACCGCCGCCGTCCTGCTCGGCGCCTCCCCCGCCCAGATGGGCGTGCTCACCGCCGCGACCTCGCTGCCCTACCTGCTGATCGGGCTCCAGGCGGGTGCCCTCGCCGACCGGCTGAGGCGGCACCGGCCGGTCATGGTCACCTGCGACCTGGTCTCGGCCGCCGCCATGGCCACCGTCCCGGCGGCCTGGATCACCGGGCTGCTGACCGTGCCGTGGCTGATCGCGGTGGCGTTCGTGGTCGGCACCTGCTCAGTGATCTTCAGGGCGGTCAACTTCCCGCACCTGGCCACCGTGGTCCACGAGAGCCAGCGGACCGAGGCGCTCGCGGGTTTCCAGTCGGCCTTCGCCGTGGCGAGCGTCGGTGGCCCCGGTCTCGCCGGGCTGCTCGTCCAGCTGATCACCGCGCCGTTCGCGCTCCTGGTCGACGCGGCGTCGTTCCTGCTCTCGGCGTTCCTGATCCGGCGGATTGGCGCACCGGAGACCCACACGCCTGCTCCCCCACGCGGCATGTGGACCGAGATCCGCGAGGGCCTGGGCATTGTGGCCCGGCACCCGGCGCTCCGCGCGCTCTGCGGAAGCGGGGTGACGATCAACTTCTTCGGCGGCGTGTACATGGCGCTGTTCGTGATCTACGCGCTCAACGTGCTCGACCTGCCCGGAGGCCTGGTCGGCGCGATCACCGCCTGCTTCGGCGTCGGCGGCCTGCTCGGCGCGGCCGTCGTGCCACGCCTGACCAGACGGTTCGGCGAGAACCGGGTGCTGGTCTACGCCGCCCTGCTCTTCCCCGTCGACTACACGGTCGCGGCGCTCGCCGGCGGCCCGGCGTGGCGCAGCCTCCTGTTCATGTCCGCCAGCGCGGTGACCTCCGGTGTGGCCGTAGTCGCCTTCGCCGTCTGTATGGGCGCCATCACCTTCCGCGAGACCCCCGCCGAGCTGCGCGGCCGGGTCAACGCCACGATGTCCTTCATGATCCAGGGCATCCTCACCCTCGGCGGCCTGGCCGGTGGCCTGCTCGGCGAGCTGCTGGGGCTCCGCCCGGTGCTGTGGATCTCCGCGGCCGGGGTGCTGACCACGATCGCGTGGATCGGCCTCTCCCCACTCCGCCACTCCGCCGACACTTCGACAGAACGATCCTCCGCACCTTGA
- a CDS encoding YraN family protein, translated as MAAKDELGKYGEQIAVDYLLAHDLQILDRNWRCPDGEIDVVAREGRTLVAVEVKTRSGRRHGTAYEAVTDAKIARLRVLVARWVAEHQERFDAIRVDVVALERFAGDFAIRYERGVC; from the coding sequence ATGGCCGCGAAGGATGAGCTCGGCAAGTACGGCGAGCAGATCGCCGTCGACTATCTGCTCGCGCACGACCTGCAGATCCTGGATCGCAACTGGCGGTGCCCGGACGGGGAGATCGACGTCGTCGCCCGGGAGGGGCGCACGCTCGTCGCGGTGGAGGTGAAGACCCGCTCCGGCCGCCGTCACGGCACCGCCTACGAGGCGGTCACCGATGCGAAGATCGCTCGCCTGCGCGTGCTCGTGGCCAGATGGGTCGCCGAGCACCAGGAGAGGTTCGACGCGATCCGCGTCGACGTCGTCGCCCTTGAGCGGTTCGCCGGGGATTTCGCCATCCGCTACGAGCGGGGGGTGTGCTGA
- the dprA gene encoding DNA-processing protein DprA, translating into MNDRLARLTLMRLAEPGDTALGALVALRGPQAAVTLVREGGADADFTRWFADTHGRPAGGSGPCGGDSDPRGGGSGAPDVGSGAGDGRGAAWDGRLAARFDRTVASWAARLRTADPERDLAEGERIGARLVIPGDAEWPSQLDDLGGSRPHGLWLRGDADLRFSCLRSVAVVGSRAATPYGAHVAAELGAGLSERGWGVVSGGAYGIDGAAHRGALACEAPTVVVLACGADVAYPSAHQQLFAAVREQGVLVSECPMGAHPTRPRFLIRNRLIAALSRSTVVVEAAVRSGALNTAGHAIALNRHLAAVPGPVTSEASAGCHRLIRQGRAVCVTGAEEVIELAGTMGADLAPEARGPVLPRDRLDPETRKVVEAMPTRIGVGPATIAVAAGVDLETVLSCLGGLAAAGYVERVSRGWRLRSDRPSGG; encoded by the coding sequence TTGAACGACAGGCTCGCTCGGCTCACCCTGATGCGCCTGGCCGAACCAGGTGACACCGCGCTGGGCGCGCTCGTCGCCCTGCGCGGACCGCAGGCCGCCGTCACCCTGGTCCGGGAGGGCGGCGCGGACGCGGATTTCACTCGCTGGTTCGCCGATACCCACGGCCGCCCGGCTGGAGGCTCCGGTCCATGCGGCGGGGACTCGGACCCACGTGGAGGAGGTTCCGGCGCGCCCGACGTCGGGTCAGGGGCGGGCGACGGCAGGGGAGCCGCGTGGGACGGGCGGCTCGCGGCCAGGTTCGACCGGACGGTCGCCTCCTGGGCGGCCCGGCTGAGGACGGCCGATCCCGAGCGCGACCTGGCCGAGGGCGAGCGGATAGGGGCCAGGCTGGTGATTCCCGGCGACGCCGAGTGGCCGAGCCAACTGGATGACCTGGGAGGCTCCCGGCCCCATGGGCTCTGGCTCCGCGGTGACGCCGACCTGCGGTTCTCCTGCCTCAGATCCGTCGCGGTCGTCGGTTCCCGCGCCGCCACGCCATACGGCGCGCATGTGGCGGCGGAACTCGGGGCGGGACTGAGCGAGAGAGGATGGGGGGTCGTCTCCGGCGGTGCCTACGGTATCGACGGTGCCGCCCACCGCGGTGCGCTCGCCTGTGAGGCCCCGACGGTCGTCGTGCTCGCCTGCGGCGCCGACGTCGCCTATCCCAGCGCGCACCAGCAGTTGTTCGCGGCCGTTCGGGAGCAGGGGGTGCTGGTCAGCGAGTGCCCCATGGGCGCGCACCCGACCCGGCCGAGGTTCCTGATCAGAAACCGCCTCATCGCGGCCCTGTCACGGAGCACGGTGGTCGTCGAGGCCGCGGTGCGCAGCGGGGCGCTCAACACCGCCGGGCACGCGATCGCGCTCAACCGGCATCTGGCCGCGGTGCCGGGCCCGGTGACCTCGGAGGCTTCGGCGGGGTGCCATCGGCTGATCCGCCAGGGCAGGGCCGTCTGCGTCACCGGTGCCGAGGAGGTGATCGAGCTTGCCGGAACGATGGGCGCCGACCTGGCCCCCGAGGCGCGCGGGCCGGTGCTCCCCCGTGACCGGCTCGACCCGGAGACCAGGAAGGTCGTCGAGGCCATGCCCACCCGGATCGGCGTGGGCCCGGCGACGATAGCCGTCGCCGCCGGCGTCGACCTGGAGACCGTGCTCTCCTGCCTCGGCGGCCTGGCCGCCGCGGGCTATGTCGAGCGTGTCTCCCGGGGCTGGCGCCTCCGCTCCGATCGTCCTTCAGGCGGATAG